TCCGTTCCCGTAGGGAAATAAATTGAGATATTACTACTACCAGCATAGCTCTCAGAAGTTGAGTAATCCATTCCTGGGACACCGTTAATTTCCTCTTCCAAAATTGTGGTAACGGTATCTTCGATAGTTTCTACATCAGCCCCTGTGTAGGTACTTGACACCTGAATTTGAACGGGGGAAACATCGGGCAGATAGTTAATTGGTAGCAGAGGAATACAGACTCCTCCCACCAGGACAATGACAATGGTACAAACCGTAGTTAGTACGGGACGTTTAATAAAGTTTCCAGCGATGGAGAATAAAGCCATAATTAATTAAACATTTGAAGGTTGGCGATCGATAATTTAAAAGTTGCGTCTGAGGTGGAATATGATTCCGCCCCCCTGCCCCCAATCCTGGGGGAGTCAAGATAACTTCAAGTCCCCCACTCGCGCGTACGTGCGGGCAAGCCCTTCGGCGACGCGGTGAGACAGTTGCGGTGGACTGGTTCCCCGGCATAAGGAGGGCGCGTCGCCTGTGGTTTCCCAGGCGTTTATGTCGCCCGTCAAACTGTTGAACCCTTTAGGGGGTCGCTCGTCTTGGGGGATTTAGGGTGGGCGGAAATGCCCTGAGTTAAAGGGCATATTCCACGCCCACCCAAAGGGGGCATTTTAAAATCAGCAACGTTAAAGCAGTCAACCTAGAACCTGCTTAAGATTCTGGTTGATTAGATTCTGGTTTAACGGGCGCACCATCTCGCAGCTTGAGGATGTTCGAGACGGCAATGCGATCGCCTGTTTCTAGTCCAGAAGTGACCTGATAACTATTGTCCTGAATCGGTCCCAACTCTACGGGGGTCATGTTAACTACCTGTTTATCGTTTTTGTTAGGTTCATTGTTTAACTGATAGACAAATTCCTTTCCTCCCGTGCGAGAAATCGCCCCAGTCGGAACTAAAATTCCGCGCTCGGTGTCCCAAGTAAGACGTGCCTGCACATATTGTCCATTTCGCAATTCACCTTCGTTCTTAAAACGTGCTCTTGCTAAAATAGTTTGGTTTTCTGGGTCAACCGTTGGCGAGATAAAGGTAAGCTTACCTGTAGATAATTTTTCTTTGCTGGTAGGATCGATTAAATCTAACGGTAAACCTAGCTTAAGCTGGTTTGCTCGACTCGAAGGGACTTGAATATTTAAGAATAGCTCATCTGATTGGGTTATTCTCGCCACCACAGATTGACCAGCACTTACATAAGCTCCCTCCTTCACAGGAAAATTATCTATAACTCCAGCTATAGGAGCTTTAATTGTCTTAAAACCCGTACTTACCGAAGAAGCATCCGCCTTTGCC
This DNA window, taken from Pleurocapsa sp. FMAR1, encodes the following:
- a CDS encoding efflux RND transporter periplasmic adaptor subunit encodes the protein MKVRTTIKRRLSPVLLGATLSISFLSTACNSSSDATDAKENTEASAIPVKIAKLQSATIGDRSEFVGNLEAVKIVEVNPEIQGRIKKILVEAGERVEAGQTIMELEPGESAPNYQAALEGVNVAKDDYQNALKQLDIAKAKRNSAKTNYDLVSKYVPRVQKLFEEGGVAQVRLDETLQKAEAAKNDLISAEQDVSTAEVQINQAKTNIRQAQAKADASSVSTGFKTIKAPIAGVIDNFPVKEGAYVSAGQSVVARITQSDELFLNIQVPSSRANQLKLGLPLDLIDPTSKEKLSTGKLTFISPTVDPENQTILARARFKNEGELRNGQYVQARLTWDTERGILVPTGAISRTGGKEFVYQLNNEPNKNDKQVVNMTPVELGPIQDNSYQVTSGLETGDRIAVSNILKLRDGAPVKPESNQPES